The nucleotide window CTGACGGCCAACGTGCAGCTATTTGCGCGCTCCGGCTTCGGGTTTCACTCCAACGATGCCCGGGCAGTAGTCACCAACCGCACGGCGCAGGTGCTGCCCCGCGCCATTGGCTACGAGGCAGGCAGCACCTTCAAGCCCCGCCCGGCACTGGTGGTGAACGTGGCGCTCTGGGCCTTGCACCTGCAGGACGAGCTGGTGTACGTAGGTGACGAGGGCGTGACGGAAAGCGCCGGCCCCACCCGCCGCTTCGGCACCGACGTATCAATACGCTACCAACTCACGCCCCGCCTCTATGCCGATGTGGACGTGAACTACAACCGGGGCCGGGCGGTGGGCTTGCCCAAAGGGGAAAACTACATTCCGCTGGCTCCCAGCTTTACCAGTATTGGGGGGCTTACCTACCAGCAGCCCGGTGGGCTAAGCGGCAGCCTGCGCTACCGCCACCTGCGCGACCGGCCCGCCAACGAAACCAATTCAGTGCAGGCCCGCGGCTACTTTTTGCTTGATGCCGTGGTGCGCTACACGCGGCCCCGCTACCAGGTGGGTGCCAACCTCGAAAACCTGCTGAATACTGAGTGGAATCAGGCCCAGTTTGATACCGAAAGCCAGCTGCGCACGGAAGCCGAGCCGGTGTCGGAGCTGCATTTCACGCCGGGCACGCCGTTTTTTGTGAAGCTGAACGCCAGCGTGTTTTTCTGATTGGTCAGCTGATTTGTATTCGGCAGGGTAAGTGCGAACTTTACACCTGTGTTGCTTTTCGAATCGTTTACTTCTGCTGTTGTAAAGACTGAACGCTCCTGGCGGCTTCTTTTGGGGCTGATGGCTGTTTTAGCCGCTTGCCAGTCGCCGGAGGTTGCGCGGCAGGAGCTGCGGACCGCGCCGGTCCCGCCCGCGCCGTTAGCCACCGAATTGGTGCCTGATTCGCTTCAGCTGACACCCGTAGCACCCCTGGCTGCTGTGCCCGATTCGTTGCGGCAGGCTGTGCGGGCGCTGCACGCTCGCCTGGGGCCGGCGGCGGCTACGCTGCGCCCGGCTGTATTGGAGCGGGCCTGCGTGGGATACCTCAACCTGCGCCGCGCCGGGCGGGTACGTCGCGCCGGGGTGCTGGCCGTGGCCGACATGGATTTGCCTTCCTCCGAAAAGCGACTGTGGGTTATCGACCTGCGCAAGGCCGAAGTGCTGCAGCACAGTCCGGTGGCGCACGGCCGCGGCTCGGGCCACCTGCGGGCGCGCCGGTTTTCCAACACCATCAAATCGGCGTGCACGGCGCTGGGCTTCTACGCCACGCAGGATACCTACCAGGGCAAGCACGGCCTCTCGCGCCGCCTGCGCGGCCTCGACGCGGGCCGGAACGACAACGCCCTGCGCCGCTACGTGGTGCTGCACGCCGCCGATTACGTGAGCCGCCGCCACTTGCAGCGGCACGGGCAGGCCGGCAACAGCCGCGGCTGCCCCGCCCTGCCTCCCGATCAATACCGCGCCATCATTGCCGCCGTGCCCGAAGGAAGCTGCCTGCTGCTCAGCGGCCCCGGCCTGGAATCGAAGTGGCTGGAAGGAGCCGCTGCTGCCGAAAGGTTGGCAGTGCGGGGGTGGTTGTAGTTTCTTCATTTCGCTCTCGATGGTCTCACTGCCACACTTGCTTCAGCAAATACGGGATGCCCGCGAACGGCTTGATGTATGTTTTCACGATGAGAGCCAACATCATATGGCCAAGGTGGAGGCAAAACTAGGTAGGCAGTTGCCGGAGGAAATACGAGCTTTCTATTTGCAATGCCCTGGCTTCTGGACGAACGATTGCCTGTTTCGGGTTCTTTCAATGTCCGATATACTGACAGAAATTGAAAGGCCTGCTGCTCCCAACACTAACCTACACTTTCCTATTGCCGACTACATGATCTTTAGCGACGTATGGGAAGTAGTTCTCGACGAAGAGAATCCTGCGCGTTACGTCATTGTGAACTCCAATCACCATACCGAGGAGTCCGTTGTCCTGACAGATTCACTTTATGAATTCGTTAACAAATTCTTAGAGGGCGGCATTTTTGGCGGCGAGGAAGGCGAAGGCCTGTATGGCTGGCGTGAAAGGCTGAAAATACTTTCGCAGTAACAAAAAGAGCCGCTGGAAACTCCAGCGGCTCTTTTTGCAAATGGACTCAATCGAAAATTACCGCACCATCACCTTGCTGCTGCGGTTCAGCTCGGGCGAGGAAAGCTGATACACACCGGCCGGCAGGGTTTCTACGCTCAGGCGCAGCTCGTTGGTGCCGGGGTAGAGGCGGGCCGTCTGCTGGTGTACCAGGCGGCCGGTCAGATCGTAGAGGTGCAGGGTAGCCGTGCGCTGCCCCACCGATTCCACCACCACGTCGATGCGGTTGGCAGCCGTTGGGTTGGGATACACGTGGAGGGCGTCGGTCAGCGTAGCTTCCGAGGTAACGTCCGTTACGGTGGCACCACCGCGGGCCGTCATGGAGCCTACTACAGCCATGGGGGCCGTGTACGTCACTTTCACAAAGGCGCGCTGGGCGGGGTTGGCGTTGCTGGCATTCTTGGTGCGCAGGGTAATCCAGCCAGCAGCCGTGGGCGTGTAAGTACCCGTGAGGTTACCGATGCCGGTTTTGCTCGTCAGAATAGTGCCGCTGCCGTTCACCAGCTCCACTGTGAGGCTGCGGGTAGCATCGGTGGGGAAGAGGTTGTAGGTAACGGTTTTGCCGGAAGCCGAGTAGATACGGCCCGCCGTGCGGTAAGCCGTAGAGGCGGCCGGCAGCTGCCCGCCCTGTTTCAAGGACGAAGCGTGCGAGTCGCCGAGGTCATCAGCCAGCTCCCATTCCTGGGTGGTAGCCAGGGCTGGGCGCACGTAGTTGGTGCCGATGCCCGTAGGCGCCCACACTGAGTAGCCGCGCCGGCCACCCGAGGCCGTGCCGTTGCAAGGCGGAGTGTTAATGCTCACCGTCTGCAAGCTGCTTACCGTCACGGTGGCCGTACCGTTGGCGCCGGAATAGTCCTTCAGCACGGTGCCAGGTGCGAAATCAGTGGAAACGGTGCTGTTCTGCCAGGCGCTCCAGTTGTCATTGATGCCGATAATGGCCTTGGTGCTGCGCTCAATTACGAGGTGGTCGGCGGCCTGCCAGCGCACTTTGTAGGCGCCCTCCTTGAAGCGCAGGTTCTGGTGGCACCAGATCAGGTTCTCAATATCGGAGCGGGTGGGCAGGTCGGTGGTGCTGGTGGGCTGGTGCGAAAACCGCTTGCCGGTGGTCGATACGTTGAACAGATCCTCGAAGAAAACCTGCGGGGAGCCATCCAGGGCCAAGGCCGCAGCGTAGGCGGCCGAAAGGCGCCCGTCGCCCGGGTCGATGTGTGGGGCCAGCTCCGAGCCCGTGTTCCAGCCCGTGATGTTGCCGCTGGCGTCGGTGGTGGGCCGGTAGGTGTCGTGGTTGTTCACGAAGGGCACGGTGCGGTGCACGTACTGCCCGTTGATGAGCACCACGCGCGTGCCCTGCTGGTAGCCGGGCAACGAGCCGATATCGAAGTTGCCGCCCCCGCTCACAATGCTGTAAATGCCGTTGCGCAGCGAAAAATCAAAGGTGCCGGCGCGGTTCTGCACGTTGCTCACCCATCCATCCATCTGGCCCGAGGAGCCCACCCATTCGCCCACGGCGTACATGGTGGCGCCGCCGTTGGCCCAGCCTGCGTTGCTTTGCAGGTTGTAGAGAAAATCCTCCATGGCAAAGTCGGGGAAGTGCTTCACGGCATCCAGCCGCACGCCGTCAAATCCGACTTGCTTTTTGTACCAGATCAGCCAGTTGCGCATGTTGTTGCGCATGTAGTCGGAGGCCTGGGTGGGGTTAAAAGAAGCATTGGAGCTCTGGCCGTAGGAGCCGGAGTAGTAGCTCACGTCGGGCCCGAAGTACACGGCGTTCCAGTCGCCGGAAGTGGAGTTGTTGCCCGGATTGGGGTTGAAGTTCTGCCAGTTCTTAGAGAAGCGGCCGTTGCGGGCCAGGTAGTTGGTGGCGTCTTCGGCCGAGGCGGGCTTGTTGTAGCTCACATAGCGGAAGTTCTTGTACTTGCTGGTCGAGTAGTCTTCCCAAGCCGCCGGGTCCTGGCCACCCGCCCCGCTCTGCGAGCCGGCACCGTCCACATGGTTGAGCACGATGTCCTGCACCACCTCAATGCCGTTGGCGTGCAGAATGGCCACCGCGCGCAGCAGCTCGTCCTTGGTGCCCAGGCGCGTGCCCACAAAGCCTTTCTGGTACTTATCGCCCAGATCGTAGTGGTCGAAGGGAGAGTAGCCGTTGCCCTGGTTGCCATTTTTGATGCTCGGCGGCAGCCATACAGCATCCACGCCCATAGCCTTCAGGCGCGGAGCCAGTTGGGCAATGTAGTTAGCCCAGCCGTTGGGGTAGTTGGAGTTCCAGTAGTCCCACCAGAAGCCCTGCAGAACTACTTTCTGCGCGTGGGCCGGGTGGTTGCCCAGCACGCAAAGCGCCGCGCCCGCCAGAACGAGTTTTTGTAACCATTTAATAGAAGTGTGCATGAATGTTGGGGAATTTGGGGTGATGAGAAAAGGGAAAGGGGCGAAAATTCGCCGTGCTAAAGGAGGTTTCAGCAAAGGCGGCATGTAAATTAGGGAGTAGACAGGAAATTTCATCGATAAGCCATAATGTTATTATTTTCAGAAAGTGAGTATTCACTTACAGTGTTTTATTTTTTAAGTATCTGAATGTTCTTATGTATATGTGATTCAGGATATTGTCGGATAAATGAATGCACCTTTGCCGACGGTTCTGCGTATAGCCACCCTATCGCAGGCACTCTTCAGGAGGATCTGCTGTTTCTAACTTGCAACAACCTGCCTCATCTTATGGAAAAGCCGAGTGTAATTCGCCGCAACCGCCTGAAGCGCCGGGCCCGTCGGGCAGCTCGTCGTATCCTGCCGTTCGTGGCTTCTTTGTTTATGGCTACCCCCCTGGCCACGCCTGTGGGTTCGGTCAACGCCACCGGGGCCGAGTACCGGGTGCCTACTACTTCGGAGCTGCGGGCTTCGGCTTTCAAAACCTCGGCTCAGCAGCTCTACGCCGAGCTAGGCGCCGAGGCCACCGGCCTGCGCTATGAGGTGTTCCAGAAAGCCCTGACCGGCTACTTGAACCTGCGCCATGAAGGCCGCCTGAGCGACGACAAGCAGTTGCTCACAGTAATCGACTTCGAAAAGCCTTCCACCGAAAAGCGCCTGTGGGTGCTCGATCTGGCCAGTAAGCATATTCTGTTTAACACGCTCGTGGCCCACGGCCACAACTCCGGCGAGAACCTGGCTACCACGTTCTCCAATGAGAATGAGTCGAACATGAGCAGCCTGGGCTTCTACGTGACGCAGAGCGAGTACCGGGGCAAGCACGGCCGCTCGCTCAAGCTGGAAGGCGTAGACGAAGGCTACAACGACAATGCCATGAGCCGCTCCGTGGTGATGCACGGGGCTGAGTACGTGAGCGAAGACTTCATCAAGCAGTTCGGCCGCCTGGGCCGCAGCCTCGGTTGCCCCGCTCTGCCCATGGACCAGTACAACGAAATTATCAGCACCGTAACGGGCGGCACCTGCCTGTTCCTGAACGGGGCCGACGCGCAGTATTCATCCAAGTACCTTAACCAGGAAGTAGCGCTACAAACCTATTTCCAGAGCACCACTTCGGTATAAGTGTTTGACGAAAAGAAAAAAGCCCGGCCGCAGTACGCAGCCGGGCTTTTTTGTGGGGTAGCCGTTCTATAGCTTCACCCCAAACTTAGCGCCCACGGTTTCCAGGTC belongs to Hymenobacter sp. J193 and includes:
- a CDS encoding murein L,D-transpeptidase catalytic domain family protein; this translates as MAVLAACQSPEVARQELRTAPVPPAPLATELVPDSLQLTPVAPLAAVPDSLRQAVRALHARLGPAAATLRPAVLERACVGYLNLRRAGRVRRAGVLAVADMDLPSSEKRLWVIDLRKAEVLQHSPVAHGRGSGHLRARRFSNTIKSACTALGFYATQDTYQGKHGLSRRLRGLDAGRNDNALRRYVVLHAADYVSRRHLQRHGQAGNSRGCPALPPDQYRAIIAAVPEGSCLLLSGPGLESKWLEGAAAAERLAVRGWL
- a CDS encoding SMI1/KNR4 family protein encodes the protein MVSLPHLLQQIRDARERLDVCFHDESQHHMAKVEAKLGRQLPEEIRAFYLQCPGFWTNDCLFRVLSMSDILTEIERPAAPNTNLHFPIADYMIFSDVWEVVLDEENPARYVIVNSNHHTEESVVLTDSLYEFVNKFLEGGIFGGEEGEGLYGWRERLKILSQ
- a CDS encoding alpha-amylase family glycosyl hydrolase, which translates into the protein MHTSIKWLQKLVLAGAALCVLGNHPAHAQKVVLQGFWWDYWNSNYPNGWANYIAQLAPRLKAMGVDAVWLPPSIKNGNQGNGYSPFDHYDLGDKYQKGFVGTRLGTKDELLRAVAILHANGIEVVQDIVLNHVDGAGSQSGAGGQDPAAWEDYSTSKYKNFRYVSYNKPASAEDATNYLARNGRFSKNWQNFNPNPGNNSTSGDWNAVYFGPDVSYYSGSYGQSSNASFNPTQASDYMRNNMRNWLIWYKKQVGFDGVRLDAVKHFPDFAMEDFLYNLQSNAGWANGGATMYAVGEWVGSSGQMDGWVSNVQNRAGTFDFSLRNGIYSIVSGGGNFDIGSLPGYQQGTRVVLINGQYVHRTVPFVNNHDTYRPTTDASGNITGWNTGSELAPHIDPGDGRLSAAYAAALALDGSPQVFFEDLFNVSTTGKRFSHQPTSTTDLPTRSDIENLIWCHQNLRFKEGAYKVRWQAADHLVIERSTKAIIGINDNWSAWQNSTVSTDFAPGTVLKDYSGANGTATVTVSSLQTVSINTPPCNGTASGGRRGYSVWAPTGIGTNYVRPALATTQEWELADDLGDSHASSLKQGGQLPAASTAYRTAGRIYSASGKTVTYNLFPTDATRSLTVELVNGSGTILTSKTGIGNLTGTYTPTAAGWITLRTKNASNANPAQRAFVKVTYTAPMAVVGSMTARGGATVTDVTSEATLTDALHVYPNPTAANRIDVVVESVGQRTATLHLYDLTGRLVHQQTARLYPGTNELRLSVETLPAGVYQLSSPELNRSSKVMVR
- a CDS encoding murein L,D-transpeptidase catalytic domain family protein — translated: MEKPSVIRRNRLKRRARRAARRILPFVASLFMATPLATPVGSVNATGAEYRVPTTSELRASAFKTSAQQLYAELGAEATGLRYEVFQKALTGYLNLRHEGRLSDDKQLLTVIDFEKPSTEKRLWVLDLASKHILFNTLVAHGHNSGENLATTFSNENESNMSSLGFYVTQSEYRGKHGRSLKLEGVDEGYNDNAMSRSVVMHGAEYVSEDFIKQFGRLGRSLGCPALPMDQYNEIISTVTGGTCLFLNGADAQYSSKYLNQEVALQTYFQSTTSV